The Moorella glycerini genomic interval CGTCGTTTGAGGCGACAAAGCCTTTGGCATAAATACGCCGCCCCACCTCACATATGTCCTGCCTGATTTGATACTCGGAAGCCACGTGTTATGTCTCCCTTCCTGGGATTGCCCTGGCCTTCAGGGCCATAGCTGCCGCCCGAAGGCCAGGGTAAGTGGTAACAACAGGCATGCTGTATATATTTAGAAATCGTACTGATCAACGTTACTCTTATCAAAAACCAGCGGCGGACCAGCATAAATTGTTCCGAACTTGCCCACTTCAACATCACCATACTTGGGAACCTTAAACTTGAACCCCTCTTCGCCTTTTGCTTCGCCTTTTACCAGGTTGTACGCAAAGTAACCCGCCACATATCCGATACGGTAGGTATCCCAAAGCATTGCACCAGGTATTACGCCCTTTTTAATAAATGTTTTCAATTGATTGGGTGTACCGTTGCCATAAGCGACAACTTTGTTCTGGACACCGGCATTTTCAACAGCCTGGGCAGCCGCGACGATGCCAACAGAAGTCGGCGACAGGATACCTGCTAAATCGGGATACTTTTGCAGGAGCGCTTCCGCTTCAGTCAGGCTCTTCTGAGGCTCGTCATTACCATAAGCAATTTCTACCAGCTGCATATCTTTATATTTAGGATCCTGCAAAACTTCTTTGGTAATTTTAATACTGTTATTCTGGAAGGGAGCGTCGGTTGTTGAACTCAGGATAGCGAACTTACCCTTGTATTTAAGAAACTCCGCAAACTTAATTGTCATCTGCCTGGCAAGCTCATCATAGTTTGTACCTATAATTGATGCTTCTCGGTACTTCTCATTACCCTTAATGTCATCATTAACGGTTATAATTTTTATCCCCTTATCCCTTGCTTCTTTAAGCACCGAGATTAGCGCATCGCTGCTGTTAGGGGATATGGCGATAACATCGACGCCGCGCTGGATTTGAGCTTTAATGTAAGGAATTTGCGAGGTCGGGTCCGCCTGGTCAGGTGCCGTCATGGTAAATTCAAAGCCCAGTTCCTGTGAAGCCTTTTTAAAGCCTTCAATGATTGGATTAAAGTAGGGGATACCGGTACTGATGGGGATATAGACAACCTTGATTTGTTTTTGGGCGCTGCCACTCTGGGAACTGCTGGCGTTTGGCTGTTGATTCGGTTCCTTAGTCGCGCTTTTACCACAGGCTGTTACAGCTAAAAGAATAAGCATTATACACGTCAGTAAGGCAATAATCCTTTTGGTCATCGTCTTTCCTCCTTGCATAATTGACTTAATAGATACAAGCTCCTCTCACTCCGGAATCACATGATGCAACTGGATGTAGTGGGGATTGCTTTCATATAAATTTCACCTGCTACATAGTCAATCACCCCTTTAACCTTTACTGGCAGTAAAGCTATTTAACAGGTTGGAAACTATCATGGCAAAAATAAGCACTGCACCTATGATGGCCAGTTGATCGAACCTCTTGACATTGGCCAGCAACATGCCTGTCCTCAGAATCATCAGAATGAAAAAAGACATAAAAGTTCCGGTAATACTCCCGCTACCGCCATTAATGGATGTGCCGCCTAACAGCACTATGGTAATTATGTCCAGCTCTCCGCCAAGTCCTATATTATACCTGGCGATCTCCAGCCTGGACATAGAGAGGATCCCGGCGATTCCGGCTACCAGGCCAACCAGGGTAAAAAGTATCATCTTTACCTTATTGGTATTTACAGCCGAATATTTGGCGGCCTCGCTATTGGTGCCAATGGCATATATCTGCCGGCCGAAAAACGTCAATCGTAGAATGGCTTCCATGACAACTGCCATGACTATAAAAAGCAGAAACGGGACGGGAATTACATCAAAGATGTAGCGCTTATCAATTCCTACAAACCAGTCAGGGAAATTTCCCAAGGAATTGTCACCAATGAGCACCTGGGCTAGGCCCCGGTACAATGCCATGGTACCAATAGTAACAATAAGGGAGGTAAGACCTGTTTTTGTTACCAGCAATCCGTTAATGGCCCCGAGAATGGCGCCAAAAACGATACCGATAACTAGGGCCCATTCCATCCTCACGCCATGGTGAAACAATTGGGCGGTTACACAGGCGACAAAAGTCATTGACGCCGCCACCGAAAGGTCTATTTCACCGGCGATCATGACCAGAGTCAACACCAGGGCGATGAGGCCAAATTCTACATATAAACTAGTAGAATTAAGTAGAAACTCTATGTCGGTAAAGTAGGGCGTCAAAAATGAACTAATAACAAAGCTGAGGATCAGGAACAGGATGGTATTAAGTTCCGGCCTGATAAGTTTTTGCCACCTCCTGGATTTTTCTGCAGCCGCCTCGCCATTTACCATCTTTGCTGTTGCAGGGCTCATAAGCTCACCTTCCTTTTCATGGCCTGGTATAGCCGGACCTGGATAAGCCTGTCAATGATTATGGCCACAATAATTATTAGGCCATATGTTGCTTCCTGCCAGAACCCCGATATTCCCAGGGTGGGGAGGGCATTATGGATAACCCCCAACAGGATGCAACCAAGCACGGTTCCGGTGGTATTGCCGTTACCCCCTGCCATGCTGGTGCCGCCGATTACAGTAGCCGCGATAGCGGTGAATTCAAGCCCCATGCCTGTCATGGTGGGGTTGACGTATCCGAACCGCGACATGTAAATAATACCGGCAAAGCCAGAGAGCCCCCCTGAAATCACAAAGATAAGAAAAACTATTAGCTTAACATTGATACCTCGTAGTCCGGCGGCATTAGGATTACTGCCGATCGCGTAAATCTCCCGACCAATATGTGTACGTCTCAAAAAAACTGAAACCAGTAGGGCTATAATAAAGGCGAAGATGACTATCCAGGGGATATAAAAAACTGAATGCTTGGTTTGTGATAAGGCCACCAGCGCCTGGGGTATAAACCTGTTATCGATCTGCTGGCCTTTGCAAAGGATAAATAATAAGCCCCTGTAGATGTTCATGGTACCGAGGGTTACAATAACTGACGGCAGGTTGAATTTGGTCACTATGACACCGTTAATAGCGCCAAGAACCGCCCCGATCAATGTCCCCGCTATAAACGCCAGCGGAATGGGGAACCCCGGATAATTAACGTAAATTTGCCCCACGGCAATCGCTGCAAAACCCACAATCGAACCCACCGAAAGGTCCAGATTCCTGCTGATAATCACCATCATTTCACCCAGGGCGACCACCAGAAGAAAAGGGAAAAACAACAATATGTTAACTAAAGACTCGATACTAAAAAAGCGCGGCTGTATGGCGGAAACCGTGGCATAAATCAATAATATGATTACAATAACGCCAAGTTCCCTGAGAAGGAACAGCCTGGTAATTTTGCTGGCGTCATAACTAGTCCCCGCAGTAGTAGAAAGGGGATCTGGGGTTTTAAGCATCGCCTTGCCCACCTTTAGACCTCCAATACTGCTATATCACAACTTTTGTCCCGAAGCAGCAGCCATAACCTTCTGCTCCGATATTTCTTCCCTCTCAAGGAGAGCCGTCATCGTACCTTCATACATCACCAGTACGCGGTCGCTTAAAGTCAGTATCTCCGGAAGCTCCGAAGAAATCATTATTATGCACTTGCCTTCCGCTGCCAGCCGGTTAATTATTTTATATATCTCTGTTTTGGCCCCGACATCGATTCCCCTGGTAGGTTCGTCCAGGATCAAGATTTTGGGTTCGGTCAGCAGCCACTTGGCCAGGCTTACCTTTTGCTGGTTACCACCGGAGAGTTCCTGAACGGGTTGTCTACTATTTCTAGTTATTATCCTGAGGTTATGGATATAGTTGTCAGCAATTAATTGTTCTTCTTTGAATTTCAACCAGCCCAACATACTGGTAATACGGTTAGGCGAGGAAAAGGAAATGTTATTGCTGATCGACCAAGGTAGCAGGAGCCCCAAACCTTGCCTGTCTTCGGGGACCAGGGCCATTTTATACTTAATGGCATCTAGCGGCGATTTTATCGTTACCTTTTTCCCCCTAATAAATATTTCACCCTTCTCAATGGGAGTAATGCCGAACAGGGCCCGTGCAACCTCGGTTCTGCCTGCACCTACGAGCCCGGCAATCCCCAGGATTTCACCTTCTCGCAATTCAAAGGATATATCTTTAAAGACCCCTTCGATGGCAATATTTTTAACAACAAGATAAGGTTGCGCCGCTATTTTAGCTGGTTCTTTAGGGATCAGCTCCTTTATCGTCCGTCCGATCATTTTTTCGATCATTTGATCTCTGTTGATATCTTTGGTTTTATACGTTCCTATTTTTTCGCCATCGCGTAGTATAGTGACGCGATCGGATATTTCCTTGATTTCATCCAGCCTGTGGCTGATGTAGATTATTGCCTTACCCTGATGTTTCAGTAACCTGATAATATCTAAAAGCTTGCCTACTTCGTCGGGGGTAAGGGCGGCAGTCGGTTCGTCCATAAAGATAACACGGGCATTTTGTGATAATGCGCTGGCAATCTCCACCATTTGCTGGTCGGCAACCGACAGGCCACGCAACTTGGCCTTGACATCCAGTTTAACGCCAAGGGAATCAAGTAATTGCCTGGCTTCCTGATATTTTCCATGCCAATCAACGAAAATGCTCTGCTTGTTTTTAACCCGGGTGTGGCCGATAAAAATATTTTCGGCGATGTCGAGATCAGGGAAGGAAAGAGGCTCCTGGTGGATAAGAGCGATCCCCAGATCTCGGGCAACAATAGGTGAGGAAACGCTAACCTTTTTTTCATCCACGTATATCTCGCCGGCCGAAGGCTGATAAACGCCGCAAATAATCTTTACCAGGGTGGATTTACCGGCACCGTTTTCGCCGATTAAGGCGTGCACCTCACCGGGATACACTTCAAAGCTGATTTTGTTTAAGACATTAATCCCACTAAAGGATTTTGAAATATCCAAGGTTCTTATGACAGGTACTTTTTCCGGCATCAACCTACCTCCTTTAGCCCGGCAAGCCGGAAATAATCTGCCCGCTGCCATGATCTACTGCCTGCAAATTAACCCTTTTCCTCGATAATCCTTACAAACCTTTCATATGCTTTCTCCCATACCTCTCGCTCTTCCGGGAGGTATTCCTTGATCTCAAATGAATTTCTAATAATCCTTCTTATTTCTGGCAAAGACCTGTACAGCCCTGCTCCGGTCGCTTGCAGCATGATATTCCCTATGGCCGTAGCCTCGACGGGACCGGCGGTCACTTTAATACCCAGGGCACTGGCGGTGAACTCGTTGAGCAATTCGTTATTGCTGCCCCCGCCAGTAATATGCAATACCTTCACCTTACTACCGGTCGCCTCCATTAGCCTCTCCAGAACATACCTGTATTTTAGAGCCAGGCTCTCAAAGACGATCCTGCTTATCGTACCTATATCATCTTTATCAACTTCCGCCTGCCCCGTCCTGCAACAATATGCGGCAACCGCTGCGGTGGCATCAACCGGGTTGAGGAAGGCTGGATCGTCGGGATCGATAAAGGCAACAAAAGGTGCGGCTCCCTGCGCCAGGCTGGCGATTTCCTGGTAACTCAAGGACGGGTGCTTTTTGTTCCAGATGCGTTTGCAACACTGGATTATCCACAGGCCCATCACGTTTTTCAGGTAGAGAATTCTATTAAAGGCCCCGCCGGAGTTGGAGATGTTCATTTCATAACTCCTGTCGTTTATTACCGGGCTATCCAGTTCCAGCCCTACGATAGACCACGTTCCTGAGTTTAAAAAAGCCCATCCTTCATCTTCTACTGCCGGAACCGCCACCGCGGCGCTGGCGGTATCATGAACGGCCGGAGCAATCACCGGGACCTCATTCAAGCCAACCTCTTCGGCCAGTTCCCCTTTTAACGGCCCGATAACGTCCCCTGCCCTTATCAGTCTGGTCGTTATCTTCGACGGGATTCCCAGGGCTGCGAAGACCTTCTTCTCCCAATCATCGGTGACAGTGTTATATAGCTGGGAAATAGAAGCCACCGTATGTTCGACGGCTTTTACGCCCGTGAAAAAATAGTGGAATAAGTCGCCGATAAAGAGTATGTTCTCTGCTGCCGGCAATAAGGGATCTTCATCCCGCACCATCGCCACCAGCTGGTTTACCGTATTGATTTGTAGCAGCTGGATTCCTGTCAGGTTATACAGCTCCCGCAGGCCCAGCTTTTTATCGATAATAGCCATTGTTCCTTCATTTTTGGCATCGCGATAATGGTAGGGGTTGCCCAGGAGATTCCCCCTTTTATCGAGTAAACCGAAATCTACACCCCAGGCATCTACTCCT includes:
- a CDS encoding substrate-binding domain-containing protein yields the protein MTKRIIALLTCIMLILLAVTACGKSATKEPNQQPNASSSQSGSAQKQIKVVYIPISTGIPYFNPIIEGFKKASQELGFEFTMTAPDQADPTSQIPYIKAQIQRGVDVIAISPNSSDALISVLKEARDKGIKIITVNDDIKGNEKYREASIIGTNYDELARQMTIKFAEFLKYKGKFAILSSTTDAPFQNNSIKITKEVLQDPKYKDMQLVEIAYGNDEPQKSLTEAEALLQKYPDLAGILSPTSVGIVAAAQAVENAGVQNKVVAYGNGTPNQLKTFIKKGVIPGAMLWDTYRIGYVAGYFAYNLVKGEAKGEEGFKFKVPKYGDVEVGKFGTIYAGPPLVFDKSNVDQYDF
- a CDS encoding ABC transporter permease — translated: MSPATAKMVNGEAAAEKSRRWQKLIRPELNTILFLILSFVISSFLTPYFTDIEFLLNSTSLYVEFGLIALVLTLVMIAGEIDLSVAASMTFVACVTAQLFHHGVRMEWALVIGIVFGAILGAINGLLVTKTGLTSLIVTIGTMALYRGLAQVLIGDNSLGNFPDWFVGIDKRYIFDVIPVPFLLFIVMAVVMEAILRLTFFGRQIYAIGTNSEAAKYSAVNTNKVKMILFTLVGLVAGIAGILSMSRLEIARYNIGLGGELDIITIVLLGGTSINGGSGSITGTFMSFFILMILRTGMLLANVKRFDQLAIIGAVLIFAMIVSNLLNSFTASKG
- a CDS encoding ABC transporter permease, giving the protein MGKAMLKTPDPLSTTAGTSYDASKITRLFLLRELGVIVIILLIYATVSAIQPRFFSIESLVNILLFFPFLLVVALGEMMVIISRNLDLSVGSIVGFAAIAVGQIYVNYPGFPIPLAFIAGTLIGAVLGAINGVIVTKFNLPSVIVTLGTMNIYRGLLFILCKGQQIDNRFIPQALVALSQTKHSVFYIPWIVIFAFIIALLVSVFLRRTHIGREIYAIGSNPNAAGLRGINVKLIVFLIFVISGGLSGFAGIIYMSRFGYVNPTMTGMGLEFTAIAATVIGGTSMAGGNGNTTGTVLGCILLGVIHNALPTLGISGFWQEATYGLIIIVAIIIDRLIQVRLYQAMKRKVSL
- a CDS encoding sugar ABC transporter ATP-binding protein, whose translation is MPEKVPVIRTLDISKSFSGINVLNKISFEVYPGEVHALIGENGAGKSTLVKIICGVYQPSAGEIYVDEKKVSVSSPIVARDLGIALIHQEPLSFPDLDIAENIFIGHTRVKNKQSIFVDWHGKYQEARQLLDSLGVKLDVKAKLRGLSVADQQMVEIASALSQNARVIFMDEPTAALTPDEVGKLLDIIRLLKHQGKAIIYISHRLDEIKEISDRVTILRDGEKIGTYKTKDINRDQMIEKMIGRTIKELIPKEPAKIAAQPYLVVKNIAIEGVFKDISFELREGEILGIAGLVGAGRTEVARALFGITPIEKGEIFIRGKKVTIKSPLDAIKYKMALVPEDRQGLGLLLPWSISNNISFSSPNRITSMLGWLKFKEEQLIADNYIHNLRIITRNSRQPVQELSGGNQQKVSLAKWLLTEPKILILDEPTRGIDVGAKTEIYKIINRLAAEGKCIIMISSELPEILTLSDRVLVMYEGTMTALLEREEISEQKVMAAASGQKL
- a CDS encoding rhamnulokinase, encoding MRETRRFLAFDLGAESGRAVVGSIKEDRLALTEIYRFPTGGTKINNHLYWDVLGFYSQLLAGLKKYVSEYGSDLDGIGVDAWGVDFGLLDKRGNLLGNPYHYRDAKNEGTMAIIDKKLGLRELYNLTGIQLLQINTVNQLVAMVRDEDPLLPAAENILFIGDLFHYFFTGVKAVEHTVASISQLYNTVTDDWEKKVFAALGIPSKITTRLIRAGDVIGPLKGELAEEVGLNEVPVIAPAVHDTASAAVAVPAVEDEGWAFLNSGTWSIVGLELDSPVINDRSYEMNISNSGGAFNRILYLKNVMGLWIIQCCKRIWNKKHPSLSYQEIASLAQGAAPFVAFIDPDDPAFLNPVDATAAVAAYCCRTGQAEVDKDDIGTISRIVFESLALKYRYVLERLMEATGSKVKVLHITGGGSNNELLNEFTASALGIKVTAGPVEATAIGNIMLQATGAGLYRSLPEIRRIIRNSFEIKEYLPEEREVWEKAYERFVRIIEEKG